A genome region from Methylobacterium sp. FF17 includes the following:
- a CDS encoding DUF167 domain-containing protein, with amino-acid sequence MRSLPYQIVPEGVRLALRLTPRANRNGLDGLVADAEGRVALQVRVAAPPVEGAANAALVAYLADNLGLRRSEIRIVSGGTGRRKMVLLSGDGAAIADRLGTWIGDAPIRR; translated from the coding sequence GTGAGGTCCCTGCCCTATCAGATCGTTCCCGAGGGCGTGCGGCTGGCCCTGCGGCTCACGCCTCGGGCGAACCGGAACGGGCTCGACGGCTTGGTGGCAGATGCGGAGGGCCGGGTCGCCCTGCAGGTTCGGGTCGCCGCTCCGCCGGTGGAGGGAGCCGCCAACGCGGCGCTGGTCGCCTATCTGGCCGACAACCTCGGCCTCCGTCGCTCGGAGATTCGGATCGTATCTGGGGGGACCGGGCGCCGGAAGATGGTGCTCCTGTCCGGCGACGGTGCGGCGATCGCGGATCGTCTGGGGACCTGGATCGGGGACGCCCCGATCCGCCGCTGA
- a CDS encoding FTR1 family iron permease, translating to MIGAFVIAFREVIEAGLIVGIVLAATRGIAGRGRWIALGIVGGLAGAALVALFAEAISDAFEGAGQEILNAAVLIVAVLMLIWHNTWMAKHGREMAGELRAAGEAVRTGRSTAAGLALVVGAAILREGAELVLFLYGLVASGTSGPDIQFGALAGVAVGAAMSSVSYFGLAAIPTRYVFSVTSALIILLAAGLAAQAAQFLTNAGLITVLDRPLWNTSAILREDSLVGRVLHALVGYTDRPSALQVLVYLATILVMVGLMQWSSAGKSRRLRTA from the coding sequence ATGATCGGAGCCTTCGTCATCGCCTTTCGCGAGGTCATCGAGGCGGGCCTGATCGTCGGCATCGTGCTCGCGGCCACGCGGGGCATCGCCGGGCGCGGCCGCTGGATCGCCCTCGGCATCGTCGGGGGTCTGGCCGGCGCGGCCCTGGTCGCACTGTTCGCCGAGGCGATCTCCGACGCCTTCGAAGGCGCGGGCCAGGAAATCCTCAACGCCGCCGTGCTCATCGTCGCGGTGCTGATGCTGATCTGGCACAACACCTGGATGGCCAAGCACGGCCGCGAGATGGCGGGCGAACTGCGCGCGGCGGGCGAGGCGGTGCGCACCGGCCGGAGCACCGCTGCCGGGCTCGCCCTCGTGGTCGGTGCGGCGATCCTGCGCGAGGGCGCCGAGCTCGTGCTGTTCCTCTATGGTCTCGTGGCCTCGGGCACCTCCGGGCCGGACATCCAGTTCGGGGCGCTCGCCGGTGTCGCGGTCGGCGCGGCGATGTCCTCGGTGAGCTATTTCGGCCTCGCGGCGATCCCGACCCGTTACGTCTTCTCGGTGACCAGCGCGCTCATCATCCTGCTCGCCGCCGGGCTGGCCGCGCAGGCCGCGCAGTTCCTCACCAATGCGGGCCTGATCACCGTCCTCGACCGGCCCCTCTGGAACACCTCCGCGATCCTGCGCGAGGACAGCCTCGTCGGGCGCGTGCTCCACGCGCTCGTCGGCTACACGGACCGCCCGAGCGCCCTGCAGGTGCTCGTCTATCTCGCCACCATCCTGGTCATGGTCGGGCTGATGCAATGGTCGTCGGCGGGCAAGAGCCGGCGGCTGCGCACGGCCTGA
- a CDS encoding Rha family transcriptional regulator: MSEPPVDAETFLAVTDSVAALQPGLSTLEAGILAALHLGLATDSRSFARVFGIEHALVLRAVETLASDAGLLALTERNARTQRTRYAVSAAGDAMMAHLHG, encoded by the coding sequence GTGAGCGAACCACCAGTAGACGCCGAGACGTTCCTCGCGGTCACCGACTCGGTGGCGGCCCTCCAGCCGGGCCTCTCGACCCTGGAGGCGGGCATCCTGGCCGCCCTGCACCTCGGGCTGGCCACCGACAGCCGCAGCTTCGCCCGGGTGTTCGGGATCGAGCATGCGCTGGTGCTGCGGGCGGTCGAGACGCTCGCGAGCGATGCCGGACTGCTTGCCCTGACGGAGCGGAACGCCCGCACGCAGCGCACCCGCTACGCCGTCAGCGCGGCCGGGGATGCGATGATGGCCCACCTGCACGGGTGA
- a CDS encoding MATE family efflux transporter, with protein sequence MTPSNQPATSRRVLALALPMTLANVTTPLLGFVGAAVIGRLGDAALLGAMALGAVIFDAIFWSFGSLRMATAGLTAQAVGARDAAEVDRTLARALAAAVVVGLVIVLLQGPIGRAAFSLSGASPAVIAALAAYFHIRIFAAPFTLANYAILGSVLGRGRTDLGLILQVAINLTNIVLTLVFVLGADMSVAGAGLATLIAEAVGAGLGLVLLARLGSRPFAVPFRVVRDPLALARMLSVNADVMIRTLLLVGCITLFSALGARSGDVVLAANAVLWNLFMIGGFFLDGFATAAETLCGQAVGARNEAGFRRAARLSLLWCLAFGGAIAGGFLIVGHAFIDAVTTSPEVRAMARLYLLPAALAPLMAALPFAFDGIYIGATWTRAMRNLMIAASALYGAALLAVHELGLGNGGLWLSFLILLAGRGLSQALAYPGLTRRTFGSARSIAPAEASGATAT encoded by the coding sequence ATGACGCCCTCCAACCAACCGGCCACCAGCCGTCGCGTCCTCGCGCTCGCGCTGCCGATGACCCTCGCCAACGTCACGACGCCGCTGCTCGGCTTCGTCGGCGCCGCCGTGATCGGCCGGCTGGGGGATGCGGCCCTCCTCGGGGCCATGGCGCTCGGCGCGGTGATCTTCGACGCGATCTTCTGGTCGTTCGGGTCGCTGCGCATGGCCACCGCCGGGCTCACCGCGCAGGCGGTGGGCGCGCGGGATGCGGCGGAAGTCGACCGGACGCTCGCCCGCGCCCTCGCGGCGGCCGTCGTCGTCGGGCTGGTGATCGTGCTGCTGCAGGGGCCGATCGGCCGCGCCGCCTTCAGCCTGAGCGGAGCGAGCCCCGCCGTGATCGCGGCGCTGGCAGCTTATTTTCACATCCGCATCTTCGCCGCGCCCTTCACCCTGGCGAACTACGCCATCCTCGGCTCGGTGCTGGGCCGAGGGCGGACCGATCTCGGGCTGATCCTGCAGGTCGCCATCAACCTCACCAACATCGTCTTGACCCTGGTCTTCGTCCTCGGGGCGGACATGAGCGTCGCGGGCGCAGGGCTCGCTACCCTGATCGCCGAGGCGGTCGGCGCGGGGCTGGGCCTCGTCCTGCTCGCGCGCCTCGGGTCCCGGCCCTTCGCGGTGCCGTTCCGGGTGGTGCGCGATCCGCTGGCACTCGCGCGGATGCTCAGCGTGAATGCCGACGTCATGATCCGGACCCTGCTGCTGGTGGGCTGCATCACCCTGTTCTCGGCGCTCGGCGCGCGCTCCGGCGACGTGGTGCTCGCGGCCAATGCCGTCCTGTGGAATCTCTTTATGATCGGCGGCTTCTTCCTCGACGGCTTCGCCACCGCCGCCGAAACCCTGTGCGGGCAGGCGGTGGGCGCCCGGAACGAGGCGGGCTTCCGGCGTGCCGCGCGCCTCAGCCTGCTCTGGTGCCTGGCCTTCGGGGGCGCCATCGCGGGCGGCTTCCTCATCGTCGGGCACGCTTTCATCGACGCCGTCACCACCAGCCCCGAGGTGCGGGCCATGGCGCGGCTCTATCTCCTGCCGGCGGCCCTGGCCCCGCTGATGGCGGCTTTGCCCTTCGCCTTCGACGGGATCTATATCGGCGCCACCTGGACGCGGGCGATGCGCAACCTGATGATCGCCGCGAGCGCGCTCTACGGAGCGGCCCTGCTCGCCGTTCACGAACTCGGCCTCGGCAATGGCGGCCTCTGGCTCTCGTTCCTGATCCTGCTGGCGGGACGCGGGCTCAGTCAGGCACTGGCTTATCCCGGCCTGACGCGACGGACCTTCGGGTCTGCCCGCTCGATCGCCCCTGCTGAGGCGTCCGGCGCCACGGCCACCTGA
- a CDS encoding FdhF/YdeP family oxidoreductase: MDHPVATPKRSSAAGGWGALKSCGKHLLGSRAPLSGARAMLKANQPDGFDCPGCAWGDPEHGSSFEFCENGVKAVSWEATDKRTPPKFFAKHTVTELRGWTDYALEGEGRLTHPMRYDSASDRYVATTWDAAFAEIGATLRGLGSPDQAEFYTSGRASNEAAYLYQLFARHYGTNNFPDCSNMCHEASGIALQAAIGVGKGTVLLEDFEKADAIFVVGQNPGTNHPRMLGDLRRAAQRGAKVVVFNPVRERGLERFADPQNTVEMLRGSSAPVASHYYQPRLGGDMAAFRGIAKAVFAADDAALAAGKPSLLDRAFLRNHTADHEAYRAAVDATTWEAIEDQSGLTRDDITVAAEVYLAADKVICTWAMGVTQHRHSVATVRELANVMLLRGHVGRPGTGLCPVRGHSNVQGDRTVGINEKPPAALLDALEREFGFAAPRRHGHNVLGAIGAMLDGSSKAFIGLGGNFARATPDTTLVAKALASCALTVHIATKLNHSHLVPGRVAYLLPCLGRTEIDRNSKGKTQIVTVEDSMSMVHGSGGINKPASSELRSEIGIIAGMAAATVGSERVDWAALADDYDRIRDLVERTIPGFTGYNLRVRRPRGFMLRNLAAERNFETPTGRANFSAGPLPEATEHQQAKRGADTFVLQTFRSHDQYNTTIYGLDDRYRGVYGERRVVFAHPDDLAEIRARTGDRVDIVGIHADGVTRVAEDFRLVPFDMPRGSLAGYYPELNVLVPLSTFGEGSDTPTSKSVLVSLRAPLAA; the protein is encoded by the coding sequence ATGGATCATCCGGTCGCGACCCCGAAGCGTTCGTCCGCCGCCGGCGGCTGGGGCGCGCTGAAAAGCTGCGGCAAGCATCTCCTGGGGAGCCGTGCGCCGCTCTCGGGCGCGCGCGCCATGCTGAAGGCCAACCAGCCCGACGGCTTCGATTGTCCGGGCTGCGCCTGGGGGGATCCGGAGCACGGTTCCTCCTTCGAATTCTGCGAGAACGGCGTGAAGGCGGTCTCCTGGGAAGCCACCGACAAGCGGACGCCCCCAAAATTCTTCGCCAAGCACACCGTCACCGAGTTGCGTGGCTGGACCGACTACGCCCTGGAGGGCGAGGGCCGCCTGACGCACCCGATGCGTTATGACTCCGCCAGCGACCGCTACGTCGCCACCACCTGGGACGCCGCCTTCGCGGAGATCGGCGCCACCCTGCGCGGCCTCGGCTCGCCGGATCAGGCCGAGTTCTACACCTCCGGCCGCGCCTCCAACGAGGCGGCCTACCTCTACCAGCTCTTCGCCCGTCACTACGGCACCAACAACTTCCCCGATTGCTCCAACATGTGCCACGAGGCCAGCGGCATCGCCCTTCAGGCGGCCATCGGCGTTGGCAAGGGCACCGTGCTGCTGGAGGATTTCGAGAAGGCGGATGCGATCTTCGTGGTGGGGCAGAACCCCGGCACCAATCATCCCCGCATGCTCGGCGACCTGCGCCGCGCCGCCCAGCGGGGGGCCAAGGTCGTGGTGTTCAACCCCGTGCGCGAGCGCGGGCTCGAGCGCTTCGCCGACCCGCAGAACACCGTCGAGATGCTGCGCGGGTCCAGCGCCCCCGTGGCGAGCCACTACTACCAGCCGCGCCTCGGCGGCGACATGGCGGCCTTCCGGGGCATCGCCAAGGCGGTGTTCGCGGCCGACGACGCCGCCCTCGCGGCGGGCAAGCCGTCGCTGCTCGACCGCGCCTTCCTGCGCAACCACACCGCCGATCATGAGGCCTACCGCGCCGCCGTGGACGCGACGACCTGGGAGGCGATCGAGGACCAGTCCGGCCTGACCCGCGACGACATCACGGTCGCCGCCGAGGTCTATCTCGCCGCCGATAAGGTGATCTGCACCTGGGCCATGGGCGTGACCCAGCACCGGCACTCGGTGGCGACCGTGCGCGAACTCGCCAACGTGATGCTCCTGCGTGGCCATGTCGGCCGCCCGGGCACCGGCCTCTGCCCCGTACGCGGCCATTCCAACGTGCAGGGCGACCGCACGGTGGGCATCAACGAGAAGCCGCCGGCCGCGCTCCTCGACGCCCTGGAGCGTGAATTCGGCTTCGCTGCGCCGCGCAGGCACGGCCACAACGTGCTCGGCGCGATCGGCGCCATGCTCGACGGCTCGTCGAAGGCGTTCATCGGTCTTGGCGGCAACTTCGCCCGTGCCACCCCGGACACCACCTTGGTGGCCAAGGCCCTGGCCTCCTGCGCGTTGACCGTCCACATCGCGACGAAGCTCAATCACTCGCATCTCGTGCCCGGCCGGGTCGCCTATCTGCTGCCCTGCCTCGGCCGCACGGAGATCGACCGGAATTCGAAGGGCAAGACCCAGATCGTCACGGTCGAAGATTCCATGAGCATGGTCCACGGCTCGGGCGGCATCAACAAGCCGGCCTCATCCGAGCTGCGCTCCGAGATCGGCATCATCGCCGGAATGGCGGCGGCCACCGTCGGCTCCGAGCGGGTCGACTGGGCAGCGCTCGCCGACGATTACGACCGCATCCGCGACCTCGTCGAACGCACCATCCCGGGCTTCACCGGCTACAACCTGCGCGTCCGGCGCCCGCGCGGCTTCATGCTGCGCAACCTCGCCGCCGAGCGCAACTTCGAGACCCCGACCGGCCGGGCCAACTTCTCCGCCGGCCCGCTCCCGGAGGCGACGGAGCACCAGCAGGCGAAGCGCGGGGCGGACACCTTCGTGCTCCAGACCTTCCGCAGCCACGACCAGTACAACACCACGATCTACGGCCTCGACGACCGCTACCGCGGCGTCTACGGCGAGCGCCGCGTCGTTTTCGCCCATCCGGACGATCTCGCCGAAATCCGCGCGCGGACCGGCGACCGGGTCGACATCGTCGGCATCCACGCGGACGGCGTCACCCGCGTGGCCGAGGATTTCCGCCTCGTGCCCTTCGACATGCCGCGCGGGTCGCTGGCCGGGTACTATCCCGAACTCAACGTGCTGGTGCCGCTCTCGACCTTCGGCGAGGGCAGCGACACACCGACCTCCAAATCGGTGCTGGTGTCCCTGCGCGCACCGCTCGCCGCGTGA
- a CDS encoding alkene reductase, with the protein MSPILEPFTLGDLTLKNRVVMAPLTRSRSSTEGVPPDFAVDYYAQRANAGLIISEATNISPQAVGYAYTPGIWSEAQVEAWKPVTAAVHANDGLIFLQLWHTGRISHPDVQPDGQLPVAPSALKPEGTAFTESGMQPHVTPRALETDEIPRIVEDYRRAAENAKRAGFDGVEIHSANNYLLEQFVRDSTNQRTDQYGGSIENRLRFPLAVVKAVTEVWGGGHRVGIRLSPATTEPGKTPLDSDPKATFGAYVEALNAFGLLYVHTIEGVTQQTRDVPDSVDFGKIRERFAGAYIGNNQYTLELAEKDLAAGRADLFSFGRPYIANPDLVQRLETGAPLAEAPKPYWYGGGSNGYSDWPGMNGPVAIKR; encoded by the coding sequence ATGAGCCCGATCCTCGAGCCCTTCACCCTGGGCGATCTCACGCTGAAGAACCGCGTCGTGATGGCGCCGCTTACCCGCAGCCGCTCCTCGACCGAGGGCGTGCCGCCGGACTTCGCGGTGGATTACTATGCCCAGCGCGCCAATGCCGGCCTCATCATCAGCGAGGCCACCAACATCTCGCCCCAGGCCGTGGGCTATGCCTACACGCCGGGTATCTGGAGCGAGGCGCAGGTCGAGGCGTGGAAACCCGTCACCGCCGCGGTCCACGCCAATGACGGCCTGATCTTCCTGCAACTCTGGCACACGGGCCGGATCTCGCATCCCGACGTGCAGCCGGACGGGCAGCTGCCGGTGGCGCCCTCCGCGCTCAAGCCCGAGGGCACGGCCTTCACCGAATCCGGCATGCAGCCGCACGTGACGCCGCGCGCCCTGGAGACCGACGAGATCCCCCGCATCGTCGAGGATTATCGGCGCGCCGCCGAGAACGCCAAGCGCGCCGGCTTCGACGGCGTCGAGATCCACTCGGCGAACAATTACCTGCTCGAGCAGTTCGTGCGCGATTCCACCAACCAGCGCACCGATCAGTACGGCGGCTCCATCGAGAACCGCCTGCGCTTCCCGCTCGCCGTGGTGAAGGCGGTGACCGAGGTCTGGGGCGGCGGTCACCGCGTCGGCATCCGGTTGTCGCCGGCCACCACCGAGCCCGGCAAGACGCCCCTCGACAGCGACCCGAAGGCCACCTTCGGCGCCTACGTGGAGGCCCTGAACGCCTTCGGCCTGCTCTACGTCCACACGATCGAGGGTGTGACCCAGCAGACCCGCGACGTACCGGACTCGGTCGATTTCGGAAAGATCCGGGAGCGCTTTGCGGGCGCCTATATCGGCAACAACCAGTACACCCTGGAGCTGGCCGAGAAGGACCTCGCGGCAGGGCGCGCCGACCTGTTCAGCTTCGGCCGGCCCTACATCGCCAACCCCGACCTGGTGCAACGCCTGGAGACCGGGGCGCCCCTGGCCGAGGCCCCGAAGCCATACTGGTACGGTGGCGGCTCCAACGGCTACTCGGACTGGCCGGGCATGAACGGGCCGGTGGCGATCAAGCGCTGA
- a CDS encoding iron transporter produces the protein MRKILSSLALATLLAGSALSGVAQAKETPIGPPTIQGGLEIAAVYLQPIEMDPPDMMRAAAQSDIHLEADIRATKENRNGFAEGDWVPALSVSFEITKLEGEAATGPKVSGGLMPMVANDGPHYGDNVKLSGPGRYRLKLTVAPPGAHGHFGRHVDKETGVAEWFKPFDVIQDFTFAGIGKKGAY, from the coding sequence ATGCGCAAGATTCTCTCCTCCCTCGCCCTCGCCACCCTACTCGCCGGCAGCGCCCTCTCCGGCGTCGCGCAGGCGAAGGAGACGCCGATCGGTCCGCCGACGATCCAGGGCGGGCTGGAGATCGCCGCCGTCTACCTGCAGCCGATCGAGATGGACCCGCCGGACATGATGCGCGCCGCCGCGCAGTCCGACATCCACTTGGAGGCCGATATCCGGGCCACCAAGGAGAATCGCAACGGCTTCGCCGAAGGCGACTGGGTGCCGGCCCTGTCGGTCAGCTTCGAGATCACCAAGCTGGAGGGCGAGGCCGCCACCGGACCGAAGGTCTCCGGCGGGCTGATGCCGATGGTGGCCAATGACGGGCCGCATTACGGGGACAACGTCAAGCTGTCGGGTCCCGGGCGCTACCGCCTGAAACTTACGGTCGCGCCCCCCGGCGCCCACGGGCATTTCGGCCGCCACGTCGACAAGGAGACCGGCGTCGCCGAATGGTTCAAGCCCTTCGACGTGATCCAGGACTTCACCTTCGCGGGCATCGGCAAGAAGGGGGCCTACTGA
- a CDS encoding 4Fe-4S binding protein gives MAVSTSIIPRDGRDPGRDDSGRDAWIDAKLADFGQWLQRHGGTIRTIQWGVVAVYLVLVAVPAFLPLPGRSAHLWNDLTVFAQFAFWGIWWPFVLVSMVVVGRAWCGVLCPEGALTEFASRWSLGRAVPRWITWGGWPFVAFAGTTVYGQMVSVYGYPKPVLAVLGGSTVAAIVVGLLYGRNKRVWCRYLCPVNGVFAVLAKLAPVSFQVDHAAWATSPKPKGETFNCAPLVPVKTMNGAGACHMCGRCSGYRGAVRLARRSPTHEIVHVAGAEPSLDQTVLILFGMMGLAVGAFQWSSSPWFIDVKQVLATWLIERGVTWPLETTLPWFILTNYPEHNDVLSVLDGGLLLAYIAATAIVLGLSLSALVGAATLALGACSKDRFHHLTQTLIPVAGCGVFLGLSALTVTFLRGDGIHIPYVPETRAALLLGTSLWSVWLAWSVAGLYARGWRRAGATLGIAAACALSVFGWALLFWIW, from the coding sequence ATGGCGGTCTCGACCTCCATCATACCGCGCGACGGCCGCGATCCTGGTCGGGATGATTCCGGGCGGGATGCCTGGATCGACGCGAAGCTCGCCGATTTCGGGCAATGGCTCCAGCGCCATGGCGGCACCATCCGCACCATCCAGTGGGGCGTGGTGGCCGTCTACCTCGTGCTGGTCGCGGTGCCGGCCTTCCTGCCCCTGCCCGGGCGCAGCGCGCACCTGTGGAACGATCTGACCGTCTTCGCCCAATTCGCCTTCTGGGGCATCTGGTGGCCCTTCGTGCTGGTCAGCATGGTGGTGGTCGGCCGGGCCTGGTGCGGCGTGCTCTGTCCCGAAGGGGCGCTCACCGAATTCGCCAGCCGCTGGAGCCTCGGCCGGGCCGTGCCGCGCTGGATCACCTGGGGCGGCTGGCCCTTCGTGGCCTTCGCCGGCACCACGGTCTACGGCCAGATGGTCAGCGTGTACGGCTATCCCAAGCCGGTGCTCGCGGTGCTCGGCGGCTCCACCGTGGCGGCGATCGTCGTCGGGCTGCTCTACGGCCGCAACAAGCGGGTCTGGTGCCGCTATCTCTGCCCCGTCAACGGGGTCTTCGCGGTGCTGGCCAAGCTCGCCCCGGTGAGCTTCCAGGTCGATCACGCCGCCTGGGCGACCTCGCCGAAGCCGAAAGGCGAAACCTTCAACTGCGCGCCGCTGGTTCCGGTCAAGACCATGAACGGCGCCGGGGCCTGCCACATGTGCGGGCGCTGCTCGGGCTATCGCGGCGCCGTGCGCCTCGCCCGGCGCTCCCCCACCCACGAGATCGTGCATGTGGCCGGCGCGGAGCCGAGCCTCGACCAGACAGTGCTCATCCTGTTCGGCATGATGGGCCTGGCGGTGGGCGCCTTCCAATGGTCGTCGAGCCCGTGGTTCATCGACGTCAAGCAGGTGCTGGCGACCTGGCTGATCGAGCGCGGCGTCACCTGGCCCCTCGAGACCACGCTGCCCTGGTTCATCCTGACCAATTACCCCGAGCACAACGACGTGCTCAGCGTCCTCGATGGCGGCCTCCTGCTCGCCTACATCGCCGCCACCGCGATCGTGCTCGGCCTCTCGCTCTCCGCGCTGGTGGGGGCCGCCACCCTGGCGCTCGGCGCCTGTTCGAAGGACCGCTTCCATCACCTCACCCAGACGCTGATCCCCGTGGCGGGTTGCGGCGTCTTCCTCGGCCTGTCGGCGCTCACCGTCACGTTCCTGCGCGGCGACGGCATCCACATCCCATACGTTCCCGAGACCCGCGCCGCGCTCCTCCTCGGCACCAGCCTGTGGAGCGTCTGGCTCGCCTGGTCGGTGGCGGGACTCTACGCGCGGGGCTGGCGCCGGGCCGGCGCGACCCTCGGCATCGCCGCCGCCTGTGCCCTCTCGGTCTTCGGCTGGGCGCTGCTGTTCTGGATCTGGTAG
- a CDS encoding HpcH/HpaI aldolase/citrate lyase family protein — protein MSDLRLRRSVLYMPGSNQRALDKAKTLSADSLILDLEDAVAPDAKEVAREQVCAAVKGGGYGEREIIIRVNAPQTPWGEADLKAAIEARPDAILMPKVSSPAVLESIANHLEALDAHESIAVWAMIETPAAILNIQEIAKARRDRRTRLTCFVLGTNDLAKDTWAQLVPGRVPMLPWMMFTLAAARAEGLTILDGVWNDIADVDGCRAECQQARDLGFDGKTLIHPNQLEPANTCFAPSDEEVRRARLVIEAFDQPENAKRGAIKIEGRMYERQHISMARRAVNWREAIASKGY, from the coding sequence ATGTCCGACCTCCGCCTGCGCCGCAGCGTGCTCTATATGCCCGGTTCCAACCAGAGAGCCCTCGACAAGGCGAAGACGCTGTCCGCCGATTCGCTGATCCTCGACCTTGAGGATGCTGTGGCGCCCGACGCCAAGGAGGTCGCGCGCGAGCAGGTCTGCGCCGCCGTGAAGGGCGGCGGCTACGGTGAGCGCGAGATCATCATCCGCGTCAATGCCCCCCAGACCCCCTGGGGCGAGGCCGACCTGAAGGCTGCCATCGAGGCGCGACCCGACGCGATCCTGATGCCGAAGGTATCCTCGCCGGCCGTGCTGGAAAGCATCGCCAACCACCTCGAAGCCCTCGACGCTCACGAGAGCATCGCGGTGTGGGCGATGATCGAGACGCCGGCGGCGATCCTCAACATCCAGGAGATCGCCAAGGCCCGGCGCGACCGGCGCACCCGCCTGACCTGCTTCGTGCTCGGCACCAACGATCTGGCCAAGGACACCTGGGCGCAGCTCGTCCCCGGCCGGGTGCCGATGCTGCCCTGGATGATGTTCACGCTCGCCGCCGCCCGCGCCGAGGGGCTGACCATCCTCGACGGCGTCTGGAACGACATCGCCGACGTGGACGGGTGCCGGGCCGAGTGCCAGCAGGCCCGCGACCTCGGCTTCGATGGCAAGACCCTGATCCACCCCAATCAGTTGGAGCCCGCCAACACCTGCTTCGCGCCCTCCGACGAGGAGGTCCGCCGCGCCCGCCTCGTCATCGAGGCCTTCGACCAGCCGGAGAACGCCAAGCGCGGCGCGATCAAGATCGAGGGTCGCATGTACGAGCGCCAGCACATCAGCATGGCGCGTCGGGCCGTCAACTGGCGCGAGGCGATCGCCTCGAAGGGCTACTAG
- a CDS encoding cupredoxin domain-containing protein — translation MASARLYLSAAALAAGLVAIGAPARAQDLPVIKVEMKDGTITPNVIEVPANTRFKLEITNTGTSPVEFESVELKREKALAAGATSSIVFRTVDPGTYDVFDDFHPNSKATLVAK, via the coding sequence ATGGCCAGCGCTCGCCTCTACCTGTCCGCCGCGGCCCTCGCGGCCGGCCTCGTCGCGATCGGGGCGCCTGCCCGCGCCCAGGACTTGCCGGTGATCAAGGTCGAGATGAAGGACGGGACCATCACCCCGAACGTCATCGAAGTCCCGGCCAACACCCGCTTCAAGCTCGAGATCACCAATACGGGCACGAGTCCGGTGGAGTTCGAGAGCGTGGAGCTGAAGCGCGAGAAGGCCCTGGCGGCCGGCGCGACCTCGTCCATCGTGTTCCGCACGGTCGACCCCGGCACCTACGACGTGTTCGACGACTTCCACCCGAATTCCAAGGCCACCCTGGTCGCGAAGTAG
- a CDS encoding tRNA-binding protein, with protein MHVTHAADAPAGPTIDFDAFLAVDIRVGTIVSAEPFPQARKPALKLVIDFGPVIGTKRSSAQITEHYRAENLPGRQVAAVVNFPPRQIGKFLSEVLTLGFADAAGAVVLFRPDQPVPDGSRLF; from the coding sequence ATGCACGTGACCCACGCCGCCGACGCCCCCGCAGGCCCGACCATCGACTTCGATGCCTTCCTGGCGGTGGATATCCGCGTCGGCACCATCGTTTCGGCCGAGCCGTTCCCGCAGGCGCGCAAGCCTGCTCTGAAGCTCGTCATCGATTTCGGGCCGGTGATCGGTACGAAGCGCTCCAGCGCGCAGATCACCGAGCATTACCGGGCCGAGAACCTGCCCGGCCGGCAGGTCGCCGCCGTGGTGAACTTTCCGCCCCGCCAGATCGGCAAGTTCCTGTCCGAGGTCCTCACCCTGGGCTTCGCCGACGCGGCCGGTGCGGTGGTGCTGTTCCGGCCCGACCAGCCGGTGCCGGACGGCAGCCGCCTGTTCTGA
- a CDS encoding DUF971 domain-containing protein — protein MPERWPTEIRLSGDKRSLNVAFEDGGRFALPAEYLRVSSPSAEVQGHSPSERKVVGGKRDVAILKVEPIGNYAVKLTFDDMHDTGLFGWTYLYDLGREYRNRWATYLSELEERGLSRDPMRRAAKPAATPSEGGGSCGSGCGCH, from the coding sequence GTGCCCGAGCGCTGGCCCACCGAGATCCGGCTTTCGGGCGACAAGCGTAGTCTCAACGTCGCCTTCGAGGATGGCGGGCGCTTCGCCCTGCCGGCGGAGTACCTGCGGGTGTCGAGCCCCTCGGCCGAGGTGCAGGGGCATTCGCCGTCCGAGCGCAAGGTCGTGGGCGGCAAGCGCGACGTGGCGATCCTCAAGGTCGAGCCGATCGGCAACTACGCGGTCAAGCTGACCTTCGACGACATGCACGATACCGGCCTGTTCGGCTGGACCTATCTCTACGACCTCGGGCGGGAGTACCGGAACCGCTGGGCGACCTACCTGTCCGAGCTGGAGGAGAGGGGCCTGAGCCGCGACCCGATGCGCCGAGCCGCGAAGCCCGCCGCCACCCCGAGCGAGGGCGGTGGAAGCTGCGGCAGCGGTTGCGGCTGCCACTGA